A region of the Anas platyrhynchos isolate ZD024472 breed Pekin duck chromosome 31, IASCAAS_PekinDuck_T2T, whole genome shotgun sequence genome:
ACCCCAAAACGCCCCAAATCCCTCATgtgaccccaaaaccacccaaaactacTCATCGCACCCCAAAAGAAGTCAACGATACTCATCCTACCCAAAAACCACCCAACTGCGCTCCTCCCACCCAAAACCACTCttcttcccccaaaacccctcaaaaCCCTtcatcccaccccaaaatcccccaaaacccatgattccaccccaaaaccacccaacGATACCCATCCCACCCAAAACCACCCAACCGTGctgctcccaccccaaaaccactctttttcccccaaaacccctcctcCTACCCCAAAACCATCCCAAATCTCtcatcccaccccaaaacccccaaaactcatcattccaccccaaaaccacccaacGATGCCCATCCCACCCAAAACCACCCAACAACgcccatcccaccccaaaacaacTCAACAACGCTCATCCCACCCAAAACCcactcttttttccccaaaaccactcttcttcccccaaaacccatcgttccaccccaaaacccccaaaacccatcattccaccccaaaaccacccaacGATACCCATCCCACCCAAAACCACCCAACTGCgctcctcccaccccaaaaccactctttttcccccaaaaccactcttcttccccccaaaccccccaaaacccttcatcccaccccaaaacccccaaaacccatcattccaccccaaaaccacccaacGATACCCATCCCACCCAAAACCACCCAACTGCgctcctcccaccccaaaaccactctttttcccccaaaaccactcttcttccccccaaaccccccaaaacccttcatcccaccccaaaacccccaaaacccatcattccaccccaaaaccacccaacGATACCCATCCCACCCAAAACCACCCAACTGCgctcctcccaccccaaaaccactctttttcccccaaaacccctcctcctaccccaaaaccaccccaaatctCTCATTCCAccccaaaactccccaaaaTCCATcgttccaccccaaaacccccaaaacccatcattccaccccaaaaccacccaacGACAcccatcccccccaaaaccacccaacTCCACTCTCcttccccaaaaccaccccaaaacccctatTCCCaccccaaactcccccaaaaccccctgtttttccccaaaaccttctctcccatcccaaaaccccaaaatcttgtttttttcccccaaaactcaCCTGCGGCTGCAGCACCACCTTGAGGGGCACCGTCAGCCTCTGCCCCGCGCCCCCCACCACCTGCGGCACCACCCCCAAAacgcctcctcctgccccaaaatcaccccaaaacccctcctCCCACCCTAAAACCCCCCGAAACCCATcgttccaccccaaaaccccccaaatccctcatgtgaccccaaaaccacccaaaactacTCATCGCGCCCCAAAAGAAGTCAACGATACTCATCCTACCCCAAAACAGCTCAACAACGCTCATCCCACCCAAAAACCactctttttcccccaaaaccactcttcttcccccaaaacccatcgttccaccccaaaacccccaaaacccatcattccaccccaaaaccacccaacTGCGCTCCTCCCACCCAAAACCACTCTTCTTCCCCCAAAACTCCTCCTCctaccccaaaaccaccccaaatctCTCAATGCAccccaaaactccccaaaaTCCAtcatcccaccccaaaacccccaaaacccatcattccaccccaaaaccacccaacAATACTCATCCTACCCAAAACCACCCAACCCCACTCTCCttcccccaaaccaccccaaaacccctatTCCCaccccaaactcccccaaaaccccccgtttttccccaaaaccttCCCAAAACCCTTCATCccgccccaaaaccccaaaatcttgtttttttcccccaaaactcaCCTGCGGCTGCAGCACCACCTTGAGGGGCACCGTCAGCCTCTGCCCCGCGCCCCCCACCACCTGCGGCACCACCCCCAAAacgcctcctcctgccccaaaatcaccccaaaacccctcctcccaccccaaaaccccccaaaacccatcgttccaccccaaaatgccccaaatccctcatgtgaccccaaaaccacccaaaaatACTCATCGCACCCCAAAAGAAGTCAACGATACTCATCGTACCCAAAAACCACCCAACTGCACTCCTTGCACCCAAAACTactctttttcccccaaaactccTCCTCctaccccaaaaccaccccaaatctctcattccaccccaaaacccccgaAACCCATcattccaccccaaaaccacccaacGATGACCATCCCACCCAAAACCACCCAACAACgcccatcccaccccaaaacagcTCAACAACGCTCATCCCACCCAAAAACCactctttttcccccaaaaccactcttcttcccccaaaacccatcgttccaccccaaaacccccaaaacccatcattccaccccaaaaccacccaacTGCGCTCTTCCCACCCAAAACCACTCTTCttaccccaaaacccctcctcctaccccaaaaccaccccaaatctCTCAATGCAccccaaaactccccaaaaCCCATcgttccaccccaaaacccccaaaacccatcattccaccccaaaaccacccaacGACACCCATCCCACCCAAAACCACCCAACTGCgctcctcccaccccaaaaccactctttttcccccaaaacccctcctcctaccccaaaaccaccccaaatctCTCAATGCAccccaaaactccccaaaaTCCATtgttccaccccaaaacccccaaaacccatcattccaccccaaaaccacc
Encoded here:
- the LOC139999960 gene encoding uncharacterized protein — translated: MPQIPHVTPKPPKNTHRTPKEVNDTHRTQKPPNCTPCTQNYSFSPKTPPPTPKPPQISHSTPKPPKPIIPPQNHPTMTIPPKTTQQRPSHPKTAQQRSSHPKTTLFPPKPLFFPQNPSFHPKTPKTHHSTPKPPNCALPTQNHSSYPKTPPPTPKPPQISQCTPKLPKTHRSTPKPPKPIIPPQNHPTTPIPPKTTQLRSSHPKTTLFPPKPLLLPQNHPKSLNAPQNSPKSIVPPQNPQNPSFHPKTTQRRPSHPKTPHPTQNHPTALLPPQKPLFFPQNSPNPSSHPKTPKTHHSTPKPPNDTHPTQNHPTTPIPPQNNSTTLIPPKNHSFSPKTPPPN